The DNA window TTAGAACTAACAGTTggattatatttctattttttccctttgagatCAGAGTAGTTTGCTTGCTTTTACATTTTCTCAGAGACAAGGTCTTATGCATAaataagggctggcaagatggctcactgggtaaaggtgcttgctgccaaatctgatgacctgagttcatgtaaaaggagagaactgactcctgaaagctgtccttcACAAATCCCCTCCCtgcaaatataataaataaaataagtaaatgagcaaatgtattttaaagttaaaacaCAAAGAATAGACAGTGATAATCCTTTATAGCCTAAATTTTAAAACTGCTCAGTTCTAATAAAGAAACTGACAGTACACAGTCATGCCTTGGGCCAGGCATCTTCTAGAATGTTCCTCCCAGATCTTCTGGCCACTTCCACTGATGCCAGTGAGAGTTCTGATGGCCATTGCTGCCGTGGGAGGGTGTATTGAGGTTGAGGGACTTGGCATGTTTCTCAAGTTCAAGGTCCTAGGACCATATCAGAACCCACAAAGCCCTGCTGGAAGGTCCTGTGAGCATTCATGACATGACAGATATGAGGGCCTAAAGTGGGACGGCAACTGGAGAACGGGACAGGGGAGGGTGAACAGGGGAAGGCAGAAACCTCTTCTTATTCACAAGGCCCCTTCAAAGAGTGTCTCCTTTGCCAAAACCTGCATTTATTCAGCTTAGGGCTAAGAAGAGTGGGCTGGGCAGTGACCTCTCTCAACTCAGCTGCTTAGTCACCAGACTTTTCTCCCCGCCCCCTCTCCGCCCGCATCTGTCATGGTAACTTATTCATATTAGGTCCCAGCAGTGATTTCCCCTTACTGATTAAAccatgtgggatttttttttagacaCAATTTCATCTTTAATTTCATTTCCTTGAGTGTCTGGGTTTTCCTCTGCATCTTTTGGCTTTTGGATCAGTCATTGACTCTGTCTACTGAGGATCTCTGTTTGTTGAATCTACTCTCTTAGGGAGACCAGTCGGAAGGTGAGGACCTGTGCTTTGACTCTCAAGCCTAAGTGTTTTGATAAGAGGATTCTCTTTCACCACAGAGTGTCTCTATTGCAAGAACTCTGAGAGAAATGAAGAGAGTCCTCAGCAATGATGTTGGCTTCTCGTGGTTCCCAGAGCCCTGCTTAATGGATGGAGACTGGACGAGAACCTGGCTGCTGTGGTTCTGAACATGGCCCAGAGCCCTGTGTCTGCCGAGGTCATTCACCAGGTGGAAGAGTGTCTTGATGAAGACGAGAAGGAGATGATGCTCTTCCTGTGTAGAGATGTGACTGAGAACCTGGCTGCACCTAACGTCAGGGACCTCCTGGATAGCTTAAGTGAGAGAGGCCAGCTCTCTTTTGCTACCTTGGCTGAAttgctctacagagtgaggcGGTTTGACCTTCTCAAGAGGATCTTGAAGACAGACAAAGCAACCGTGGAGGACCACCTGCGCAGAAACCCTCACCTGGTTTCTGATTATAGGTAAGTCATcccctgggggaggggagagggagtctAGATGGTTAGGGCAGTGAGAAGACCCCattgcttcctcttctctctgatCAAACTACCTGTGATACTGCTTTATAGTGTGCAACTTCTGGattctgttggtttgtttgttttgcattttttggTAGCCtattatagcccaggctagcttggaacttactgtgtggccctggctggacctccaactcatagcaatcctcttgccttaggTGGGATCATAGCTTgtttgaattaaaaacaaaatggttGTTTAACAGGTAAGCAGATGAGTAAAAGATCATAATGGAAGTGGACAGGACAGATGGTGTATGCTTGCCAGAAGGACAGACTGACAAGAAAGGAATCAAAAAGAAACAGCATAGAGTCACTCTCTATTGTCAGCCCCTGGTGGTGTAATGCTTTGGAAATTTCTGGTATCAAGAAAGGAAATACCAAATCTGAGTAATCTTCCTGTTGTCATAGAACTGTGGCTCTTTCTAAACTTTCCTCTATCCTTGCCCTGGCCAGCCAAGGAAGTACAGCAGGGTGGGGTCTTGTACTGTTCCTTCCCATCTCTGAGGAGCCCAAGTTGGACATTTCTTCAATGAACTACCTTTCAGTACCCTTCTGGTTAAAGCTGGACCAACTATTGAAGTACCTTAAGTACAAGAGCCTCCTAGCTGTTTCTTTCTCCTGATGCTGGAGTCCTTGGAAGGAGGACTGAGTTTTCTGAGCAACAAAGAGACCTTGCTTCTCTAAattgcttcctcttcttccaggCCATTAGTCCAGTTGGTTGTGTAGTATGTATTTAGAGACAGTGTCTGTCATCAAAACTACTGAAAAGAGTGGAAGGCAGCACGGGCTTTGGAATGTATTGAGAATTATTGTTGGAAGGTCTGTGTTAAACCTCAGACATACCAGTTATAGCCCACACAGGCTGAGCCAGTTAACTAGCcttacaaaagaaagaatatatagCTCAACTAGCTACACTGGGTGACAAAGACGGGCAATCCCAGCTTCTCTGGAGaccgaggcaggaagattgtgagttcaaggccagctctagTGACATAATAAAACTCTGAAAAGGCAGAGCAGGATAGGAGGATGtttggggctgtagctcagtggttggcACTGGCTTAGGTTGTGTAAGATTCTAGGTTGGATCTCAGCACCATGAGCAGATGATCATGAACTTCACAAGTTTACGAGTCTCTCTGGATGGTGTACCAAGTGGCTTTGTGTGCAGGATGCTTGGGATTATTGTTCTTAATAATTTTTCACATGTCTAGCCACGTGACCTCACACAGCTGGGGAACACTAGCTGGGTCTCGGAGACTGGGTTCAGGTGTAGTGAGTGGGAATGGGGTGTCAGGCCCTCTGGAAGGGTCTGGCAATTGGGATGAAGCAATTGACCATCTGTTCAGCTGGCTTTCCGTCAGCACAGGCCAGGTAGCTGGCTTAGGGCAAAAAGGAATGAAAGGCTCTCACTTCCCTAAGAATGGTACAGTCTTCCCGGAAAAACAGCCTTCCACACAGTACCACGAGGTATCCCAGGCGTCCTGATAAAGTGAAGGCTGCTCCAGTCAGAACAGAAGTGACTGCATCAAGAGGGGCTTTTCAGACTAAACGTTTGTGGTCATGAGCCCCATGGTGGATGTCTTTTGCTCTTTAAATTCAAATGTGGGCCAAGATGTTAGAGATCTTTCTTTGCTTTAGGATCCTGAGACTTTAGGTATGGTTCATAGACCAGTGTCAGCCAGAGCTTATCAAACAGAGAGGACAGGACCACTCTCAATCTTTTTCTTGTTACTCATGTGTTTCATTTCACTATTACTTCTGGGAACCTAGGGGTTTTTTCCGGGGGAGTCTCTGCTTTCCCCAGTAATTTGCAGAACTGTTAGAAAGGGAAGTAGTGTGTCCTGGTGCAAGCAAAGacagggccaggtgtggtggtgcacgcatgTAGTCCCAACacctagaaggcagaggcaggtggattgggGCAGGTTCGAGGCTCATCTATCTATATAGTGAATGCcaagctagccagagctacatagcaagggCCTGTTtctgaaaaccaaaccaacaaaccaaacaaccaaacaaacagatgGAGGAAGATGAATTTTCTCTTGGAATTTTCTTGTAATCTCTTGGGGTAGGGTATCAAGGCTTCCTGTTTTATAGATTTGGAGCATAGTCCGTGGGACAAGAATTAGTCTAGTTGGTGCCTTAAGTGAGGTATGGGCTCTGGGTTCTTGTCCGGGTTTACTGAAGACACTTTTATGGTTTACAGGGTCCTGCTGATGGAGATTGGtgagagcttagatcagaacgaTGTATCCTCCTTAGTTTTCCTTACAAGGGATTACACAGGCAGAGGCAAGATAGCCAAGGACAAGGTGAGTTGTCTTTGCTCGGTGCCTGTTCCAGAACGTGCCCCTTGTGGTATGACGACGGGGGTGGGCAGCCTGCTGCCATGTGTCCAGGATTCAGACATCTGAGGCGGGTTTTCATAATACTGGTAGCAAGAGAATTGGTTTTTAATTGAGACTAGGTTGGTACTAAATCCTCATGTGCCTTGGGTGTTTTTTATGCTTAGACTTGGTCCTGATTTCTGTAAAATTGACAGGCCTGGCTTATATCAACTTTTCGATTTGACAGCTCTCTTCTGGGTTGGGCATCCTAGCTGCTTGTGTAGAGTTTAGCATTTGCTGGTCTGTTCTCTTCATGCTTGCCCACTGCTGTCCATTTCCCTGGACAGCCTGTGGAGGTGGTTTGGTGTGGGGGGACTGGGGCGTAGGTCCTTCTGACTCATCTATGTGGGAAGTGGCTAGTGTAGGATTGGAACTGTTGGGATTGTTGGAAGACTGGTTCAATTGCTACTGACCTCACCTAGTTTGCCTAAGCGATGGTTCAGCCAAGAAAAATCTACATTCCTGGTGGTGACAACAGCTCTTCCTGGTAGCTGCCCTACCTCTGAGAGTTTCCTTAGGCTCCTTCATGGTTATAGGAGTATGGGATAGCAACGTGTTCCTGCATCAAATGtagaatgaagaagaaaatgaaagcaggagtcttttggggagggggggtgttcTCTAACCAACTCCTGCTACTTAGAAAGGATTAATTCTGCTTATTGTCTttgtaaaataacaataacagttAAGTAATCAAATGTTAATCATGTGAGCAGAATAAAATCCAAGCTTTTGAAATATGTTTTTTTAATGATCCTGGTGGTTGAAGCTGAATGAGTTAGAGAGCCCCATTTCTTCACGTAGCCTCGCTGTGGGTCAGGATGACCTGAAACGTCAAGCATCAATGAAACGCTTTTAGAACTTTCAAATGACATTATGAGAATTTCTTTTATCAATCTTTTCTCTAGCTACCTTTTCTTTCCAatacccccacaacccccactctggaaatcccttGTAGCATTTATTATAGTCTCAGTCTTAATTTTTGTAAGAACATTATCTCAGGAAGAGTTCATTCTTAGGCCTGATCATTCCTGACGCCATGTTGATATGAAACAGTCCTTTTATCTATCTGTCCCAAACATGAGAACATGCTTatgacctgtactggctagttttgtgtcaacttgacacagctggagttatcacagagaaaggagcttcagttgaggaaatgcctccatgagatccaactgtaaggcattttctcaattagtgatcaagggggaaaggccccttgtgggtgggaccatctctgggctggtagtcttgggttttataagagagcaggctgagcaagccaggtgaggcaagccagtaaagaacatccctccatggcctctgcatcagctcctgctttctgacctgcttgagttccagtcctgcatcctttggtgatcaacagcagtatggaaatgtaagccaaataaaccctttcctccccaacttgcttcttggtcatgatgtttgtgcaggaatagaaaccctgactaagacatgacCAAAGGAGTTAACATAACAAACAGACAAGTTTTcccgtagtccaggctggcctcagtgtgtagcagaggatggccttgaaacttctggtcttcctgccgttatctccttagtgctgggattgcagacattCGCCACCATatctggtttatgtggtgctggggatcagcCCCAAGGCATCCATCATGCACGTCAGGCAACCACTCCACTCCCAGGCTAGAGCGCCAGTCCCCACCTCTTTCAGTCAAAGTCAGAAGGGTTCTTTGTTTTGGGTAGAGCTGTCTGGATGGAGTCACCACAAGGTCTCATCTTGTCACCTTTTTCTGTTGTGACCTAATGGTCTAGAGTTTGCACTGGGGACTTGTCAGTTCCACTCACATGCATTTCTTGTTCATGGCTTTCTTAGAGTTTCTTGGATCTGGTGATTGAATTGGAGAAACTGAATCTAATTGCTTCAGACCAATTGAATTTGTTAGAAAAATGCCTGAAGAACATCCACAGAATAGACTTGAACACAAAGATCCAGAAGTACACCCAGTCCAGTAAGTAATTTTGGCTACTCAGTGGTCTTTCGGGTTTACTCTGTGCATGGTAGCAATGGCCTGTGAAGATTCGTTTGTTGGATGCATGGTTGAGACAAAACCTGAGAGTCCCAACGCCCTCTAGCCTATGTCAAGAGATCATATTCCTTTATAGCCTTCATGTCCCAGTATCCCCACTCCACTGGCAAATCTCCCTCTGAAAATTGTCACCAAGCAGTCCTTAACAGTCTGGTCTTTAAAGATGTCTGTAACTCTGTTTTTAAAGGGCAGAGAGACTGTGAACACTCCCGACTTTGTAGGTTGAATCCTGTTGCCCAACTCCATGTTAGACCTGATGACCACCATCTACCTCTGGGTGGTGTCACCGGGTCTGATTGCTGTCCTTTATGTGGGCTGTGTTTCATTAATCCACATGGAAAAGGTCACTTTTGGTTTCATTCTTTAATAAAGGGGGTCAGCTTTCTCCCTTACACCAACTTATCGTatagcctcagcctcagcttggcTTCTCTTAGGAGGTCACAATGTCCTGGTGTAAAGGTCATGACTAAGATCTGCTTATCTACATGTCTGAATGACTGATAAAGAATCTGAAATAGGAATGATACTTAGTTTTctctttaatttatatatatatatatatatgtatatatatgtatatatatgtatatatatatacatgtgtgtgtgcactcacttGCTTATGAGCCCCATGTGtgagttgtttctttcctttcaccatgtgggttgtcagacttggtggcaagtgcttttacctctggagtcagcccaccagctctttTAGTCACCCTGACTGATGGCAGAAGAGTCATCTAATTGATGTTTTGAATTCAGGCAAGGGCAGGTTTAAGGTGTTTTGAAAGACGACGGTTGACTGGGACTGAAGCATTGTTGAAGACTCACGTGACAGTTTATGAACCTTAGCCCTCTTTCTGTCTTCATAGGCCAAGGAGCAAGATCAAATATGAATACTCTCCAGGCTTCGCTCCCAAAATTGAGTATCAAGTATAACTCAAGGGTGAGTCTGGAGCCAGTGTATGGAGTACCAGCATGAACCAGTCTCAgagatgtaataaaaataaacatctcaTTTCATATGCTGTAATAGCTAAACAAATTCTGATAGATATGTGTTTGATTAAGAATGTGTATAATTTCTTATGATTATAAACCTTAGTAGTGttcaaaaatatatttggaaaaatttatgaaatatataacaagaaaataatttttgtgcCCATTATCTGGGCATGACTACTGTGGAAAgctttcttttagtctctgtcCTATGTGCATTAGCAAATGTGTCTATTTATACAGTTGAAtatctttttcattctttgtttctttgaagagtcaattttaaaaattaaagtaggtAGAATGTACCCatagaaagaaaaagttaaatgtCCCCAAAGAGATTTTAAAGTTGTTTCCTTCTACCTCACGGAACTCATGTCCTACCTCCTTCCTGTTAAGGAGACTAATCTAGACCAGTTTCTTCTATAACCATGCACAGAGAATCTACCCACAGAGTGTCTACTTTTATACAAGTGGTAGCATATCATGTCTGCTCTTCTGAACAGAGACTCCTTAGATATTGTTCCATATAGTTAATAGGAGATTGTTTCGACTtaattattatttgtattattttgaaTGATACCCCTACCCTTTtatcttcttttgagacaagaactTACCTGTAatccagcctggcctggaatccattatgtaacctaggctggccttgaacttgcaatgagcctcctcttgcttcagcctcctcgGGCTCATGGCTTCCATTTTCTGCATGTACTAAAATGTATTTAGTTCTTTCTTGCTGATGTATAAATTGCCTCCTTTCCTTTGTTACTAGAAACAATGCTGCAAAATAAACTTCCtgattcttatctctttgtgcatttgcttttaaaaagactatttagaaactat is part of the Mus musculus strain C57BL/6J chromosome 1, GRCm38.p6 C57BL/6J genome and encodes:
- the Cflar gene encoding CASP8 and FADD-like apoptosis regulator isoform 2 (isoform 2 is encoded by transcript variant 2); amino-acid sequence: MAQSPVSAEVIHQVEECLDEDEKEMMLFLCRDVTENLAAPNVRDLLDSLSERGQLSFATLAELLYRVRRFDLLKRILKTDKATVEDHLRRNPHLVSDYRVLLMEIGESLDQNDVSSLVFLTRDYTGRGKIAKDKSFLDLVIELEKLNLIASDQLNLLEKCLKNIHRIDLNTKIQKYTQSSQGARSNMNTLQASLPKLSIKYNSRVSLEPVYGVPA